The genomic region TAGCAATCAcgaccaacaacagcaggGGCGCAAGGCTCTCGAAGCGGTTGGGCGAGTAGCCGCTCAAGCAGCGCCTGAAAATCTCCTTTTCGTGGCCGCTCTGGATCCACTGGATCATGGCGTCCTGGAGACGGCCGTCCTGGATAGCCATCTCAATCTTGTGGATGCGCTGAGTGAGCTCATACTCGGCTTCGACCTCACTACGGCTCATCTGGTTGGCGAACGCGCCAGCAAGAGCGCTGACACCGGTCGGACCGACGTTCTCAGACGGAGCGACACCTGTACCCTGGGGGCTCGTCACCGGCTGCGAGCTGCGCTGGTACTGCTGACTGTTCGAGTACTGCTGGCTCATAACCTGGCTGGGAGGATAACTTCCATGGTGGCTCGGCGCGTTACTGCCGGCCATGCCACCAGCGTACCCATGAGGGATGTTCTGGTGACCCTGCTGGCCCTGTGCCCCGGAACCCCCAGGAAGCTCGTGGACGGGCTGCTGCTTGAGCTTCAGAAACTCCTGCTGCAGGGCGGTCTgcgaggcggccatggtggacACCATGTCCGTCAGCCGGTTGACGTAGTTAAGCAGTTGGTCAATTTTGTTGGAATCGGCCGCATGCTGTGCCTTCATGTGCTCAAACTGCTCCTGGTATTGTTGGTGGAGCTCTCCAGCCACACGCTGGGCGCTTTGGCTCGCGATGTTGGAGAATGTAGGAGTCAGACGCTGGGTAAGCGTGTTCAGAACTTCCTGCTGCACGCCAGTGGAGACAGCAGCCCCAACGCGGTCCGAAATGGCACTGACGAAATCCGCCGACCGCAGGGAGCGGTTGAGAGCGTGCGGCAAGGAGCCTTGGATCTCCTTTTGCACGGACGACGCGACTTGCGGCTGCAGCTTGGTCTGGAGCAACTCCGTCACGGCCTTGCCGGCGTGGTCGCCAATGGCGGGGATGACCAGCTCGGTGAACTGATGGTGGATAAGGGACTCGAGCACCTTCTGAGTGTTCTCGTTGAGCACCTCGGACACCATGTCAAGGAGCTTGATCTGGTGCTGGTTAAAGCTTTCGTCGCGAACGCGGGCGCCTTCGTCGATCTTGCCATGCAGGTTCTTGAGCGACGACTTCAGCGTGTCtgacacggccgccgtcagGCGGGTCTCCATGCCAACGATGGCAGAGTCAAGGGCTTCCGCGGAAACAGCATTGGCAACCACATTGCTGGTGACCTTGGGCGCATCGGGCTTCGAGCCGACGCGGGGAGTGTTGGTCGCGCCATTGGCAGCCAACTCGGgctccttgcccttcttcttgcgcgaCTTCTTCTCTGGCTTCTCAACTTGGCTCTCCTTGGAAGACTGGGCCGGCGTCTCTGCTTCCTTCGTTTCGTTCTTGAGTTTAATGGGCGTGACCGATTCGGCACCGCGCTGAGCGACGTCGCTGGCTGCCGGCGTTGTCTGAAGCGAAGACTCCTTGCCGCGGTTGGCGATGCGGACCTGGGCTTCTCCGTTGGTGCCGAGCTCAGGCTGCTGAGGTGTCTTGAGCTTGGAGACGGTGACCACGCCCTCCTTCACGGcatccacggcgtcgaggaccttATTGTCCTTGGACCACCCAAGCTCGTTCTGCCTGACCAGGAGGCAAGCAACACCCTTGGAGTGCATCGCGTAGAGCTCGAATAGCGTAGGCTCGTCGGCATCCTGGACCATGGCGGGCGTGCAGAGAATGTCGAGGCTACGGATGATTCCTCTATTGGCGAACGAGTATTCGCGGACACCGCTTATCACAGCGGTGCTGTCCGGCTGCGGAATGGACGAGTCTTGAGCGACGAGCCGCTGGATGTACTCTGCCTGCGAGACACTCTTCAGGTTATACTTAGGAGCCGAGAGATGCGCAAAGTAGACCGAGTTGCGTGTCGGGTGGCCAATGACGATCATGCCGCTCGCCGGGTGGTACATGACGCTACAGACGGCATCGGATTCCTTGCTGTGAGGCAGATTGAACTCTTGGACCGGCTTGCCGAGGGCAAGGTCCCAGAGCTGGATGGTGTGGTTCTGTTTCATGCCCACAATCATGTAGCGCAGGGCGCAGCGCTTTTGGTAGGGGCGCTGCTTGTCGAGAAGCAGGACCGAGGTGGGCCATGCCTTTTCGCCCTCTGGGGTGCTAGCCAGGGTCATCAGGGGCTCCTTAACCTCGAGCGACGTCTGGGCGGGCACGGGAGCGCGCGGATCAGAGCCCTCCTTAGAGGCCGTGAGGTCGCGGACATCCCAGAACTTGACCCGGCCAGACTTGtcgagggagacgacgaccgTGTCGTCTTGGCTAAAGGTGAAgtccttgccggccttgccTGTGTTGATTTTGAGGGAGCATTGCTTGAGCAGAGTCTCCGTGTCGACGACACGGTCGTGGCCCGTCTTGAAGAGGCTGTTCTGCAGGATGTACGAGGGCCAGATGAAGTTGATGGActtgcctcggccgacggcgaaATACTCGGGGTGAATGGTGGACGCCCGAGCCCTAGTCTTGAGGACGCCACCGGGGGTGTCACCATCGTGTGTAGCCATGGGCGGGAGGGCAAAGCCGTACTGCTCGAGGTGCGCGTCCTCGATGTGGTCCTTTTCGCCATCCTTGATCTGGACCCAGTACACGGTACCGCTGATGCCGGTGCCAatgatggcctcgcgctggACACTCTCGTTGTCAGCAGGCGTCACCGACATCGCCACGTTGAAAATGCGGTCTTTGGTGTCGGTGAAGACCTTGGCATCTTTGCCGTCGTCTTGTCGGATGACGCGTAGGCCGCCCTGCTTGGACATGCCGTAGGTCATGTACGTCTGAGAGGCCGTGTAGAGGTTGCGGTCAATCTGGTCGAACTCCTTCTTGAGGCGTGCGATATCCATGATGGACTCGTCACGGAACTCGGGTCGAGGCTCAGTCGTGCCCTCCTGGAGAGAAATGGAGATCCACGGTTTCATGGGGAAGTTGTACACCCGGACAGGCGgggcctccttctcctcgatgACGACAATCTCCTCCTGGTCGGCGCTCTCCCAGCTATCGGCCACAGCCTGTGCCTCGGCACCAGACTCGTTATATGCGGGCTCCGGCGAATCGAACCTCGGCGGCTCAGCTTTGCTTTGGTTGCTCTTAATGTCGTCGATGATTTGCTTCTCAACATTGCGGATGGTCTCGCTGGACCATTCCTGGTCATCACGAGAAGTCTCTGACTTGTCGATGCCTTCGGCACGATCAGGCTCGTCCAGACTCTGCTCCGCTCTGGCCAGAGCCTCGCGAGCATCGCGGTCAGCCTTCTCAGCGAGGTCGTGCACAGCCTCTGCGACCGTctccttgttcttgtcgGGCGGGCCGGCACTGTCGAAGTCGGCCGGGGGCGTCTGCTTGACAGACTGCTGCAATGACTGATGCGAATGGAGCGATGAGCTGCGGTCGAGGGGCCCACGAGCGGGACCGGGAGCACTCATGACGGGGCTGCGCTCGCTGCCCAAGTGGGACTGGTCAAGCTTTTGGGAGCCGGCGGGGGATGCATGCTCCTTCTTCAGGGCATGATGGTAggaagcgccgccggcggacTGGTGCGTATGCTGGCTCTGGGGAGAGGACTGGCTCAGGCTATCCATGAGCTGGTGGTAGATGGCGGACATGTCAGTCGAGGACTCCTGCGTGTGGGCGAAGGAGAAGGAACTGACATTCGACGCCGGGTGCTGGACGTGAGCAAACGACTCAGGGTCGTGGTGACGGGCCTGATACTGCTGTGCAGCCTGGTAGACGCTGTTTCCATGCGactgcggctgctgttgaggctgggcctgggcctgggcctgTTGTTGAGGCTGCTGGTACTGGCCGAAATATCTTCCAacatcggcggcagcgtccgGAGACTGAGGCGTCGGACCGTTGGACCGCGTCGACTCAGTGAGCAGCGGCTGGTCCGTCTGGCTAGGCTTGGGCCGATTCAGCAGGTTGAGCAGATATGATCTAGTatcggccgagggcgaacCAGCGCCAAAGGTGGTCGAGGGCTGGTGCGTCTGCGCGGGAGCGTGGGAGACAGGGGCCTGCCGGGGCTCATCGGCCTCCTGAGCACCTCTCATGAGCGCGGCCAGCAAGCCTGTAGGGTCAgcgctcgtcggcgcagGCTGGTGCAGGCGAGTGGAATGGTACTGGCCCGTCTCGCCATAGCTTGGCTGCCGGGACTGGTGGCCGTGCTGAGGCTGTGgttgaggctgctgctgctgcggcggcggcgattgctgctgctgggcggcggcaggcggctggggctgctgctgctgctgggcaccagaaccggcggcggcggcggcagcggcattgTTGCCGCTGAACTTGAGCAGGTTCAGCAGGCTCGAAGTGCGATCCGCATTGGATGGCATATTGCTGCTGTtgacgggcggcgttggagccggcggcaagTCCATCGTGGCGGTCGCCGAAgcggagggagaggcggtCGAAAGCCAACGCCCAAGGCGGACAGAGACTGCAGCGAGAAGAGGCGAAGCCGCGGCCCTTGGAGCAAGCGTCGTCGATTCGGAGAATTTTCAAGGGAAATTAGAGGAAGGAGAAGACGTGCAGCGAGACTGCAATCGCGGCGCGCGAAGCTCACCGTCTCGCAATCGATGGCGAAGGTGGTGCTCCGTGGTGCGAGGTGATGCGGTCTCGGTGGTAATAAGGTGTGAAGGGGCGGGAGAAAAAAGTGACGAGCAAAAAGCAGGCTGGAGCTCCTGTTGCTTTGCCAAGTCGgggcggtgggcggtgggcggaaagagaaaaaaaatgGGGGTTAAGTAAGCGGGGCCAGGGGGCGCCCAAAACGGtgcgcgcgtcgacgcccaacGCTCGCTCACACGCTCTATTTCAGTGACGAGCGCCTGCGCAGGCAGTGGTTTTAGGTACCTGGCTACGAGAGGTACAGTACTGCAGGTCCCGAGCTGTTTGCCAGCCAGACACCTCGGCAGGCAAACGGTGATTCGCGGACGCGCAGTTGCGAAGAGATTGAGGCATGCACGGGTCGAGGTTTTGGGGAGAAAGAAAAGCCGGGCGGCGATAACACGCACCCCGGATGCAATGGATTCGCACCCGCGGCGACCCAGTGTGATGGAGGCGGGAAGTGCTGGCAGCGAGTGAATGGTGgattgggcggcggccgctgtcGGCGATGGCATGGACGGGAGTGACGTGGACGACTGGCAGCCCTGGGTTTTGCGGTCGACAGCCCCAGGCCCtctgtactttgtacctaCCAAAGTCCCAAGTGAGGTGAAGTGTGCTGCGAGCCCACTGCAGCAACCAACCCCAACTGCAGTGGTGGGCACCGGGCAGCGACCAAAAGGGCCCGCTTGCCGGTTGGACCTTGGGTCCAGTGGAGTCAGGTGCACCGCAGAGAGCATAGCGACACGGGCAGCCACCCCGGATTCTCAGTGCGCACTGCAGGTGCTGCACAAAGCGACCCGAGACAGGACGGGATGGACGGGGAGCGGCAAGGTCGGTTAGGCATTTTACCTATTTGGGATCTATCGTTGCTATGAATGTGGCTGCAGCGCCCAGCGCAGTACAGTGGGTGAACAGGTGCTGCGACAGATCCGTCCAGGGCGGTGATGGTACAATGTAAGCGCCCCAGGCTGTCCAGTTACTGGGGGCAGATGTGGCACTTTCCAGTACGTAGTACCTACAGCGCTCGCCAGTGTGACCCAAGCGATAGAAGTGcccaaccaccaccagccaacATCAATTCCATCATCACCTTTACCAGCCGGACCGATGCCCACCACTgccgagcaccaccagcagccctACGAGtgtacctaggtaccttgtAGGAATTTGTCCTCTCCACCCACACCAGTTTGCTGGTTCCGTCACAGGCGCGCACCTCCACGCGCGCCAGGCACCGCCTGCCACATCAGGCGCCACCGGCCAGACGGACGTTCCGCTCCGTTCCCAATGACCGGTTGAACCTCGTCAGGACCGGGACCCCAGTTTCGTTCAACCCGCTGGGAAattcctcgtcgtcgtctcaccaccaccactaccaccacccaccacaaCATCCAACCGACAGGCGGGAGATCTCGAGAGTTACACACAtgcacgcgcacgcacgcacgacgCGCTCTCCGACCTTTTTCCTCCCCAGGAGTACGGCACAGCACAACATCCATCTATCTTTCTGACGAGAAGCGATTGCGCACAACCACCTCATCCGCTGCGCGCCCGTTCGATCCGCCCCTCGAgggccctctctctcgccactaccagccaccaccacccacatcCCCCTTCCACAAGtcagcctgctgctgccgacgccgccgccatgttctGCCTACGGAGGTACGAAGAAATCACCGCCTTGCCGCGGACAGAGCTGCTGCTTTGTTCCAAGCTCATCAAGAATTCCCTGCGTGCTGACAGAACCCCCCGCAATACAGCTGGCTCCCGCTGCTCTTCATCCCCACCaacgcctcgccggccttcatcttcctcttcttcgtctgcACCTACTTCCTCAACCGGCCCTGCGTATACtgctccatcctcctcctcatcctcttcCTAACCTCGTGCAACTGGTCCGACCGCTGCTTCTTTGACTTTCGCAGCGACTGGTTCCTCCcgcgctcctccgccgtctcaacaacaacggcagcctcgacgaccgccaCATCCGCAGCGCATAACGCCACGATACATGGCCATTATAACCTCGAAACCAACGATGCCGCagcaacggccgccgccgccgccgccgccgcagacgccTTCAACGCGACCGTCGTCGAGATGCTCAACTCGacggcccgcgccctcgccggcgccgcggccgaccaGGTGGCTGCCAAGCGCGCCGAGTGGACGGGCCTGGGCATGGAGTGGCTGAGGAgcctgctcggccgccggGAGTGGAGGATCGAGTGCATGGATATCTACATTCGGCTgtgaagctgctgctgctgggaaCAGGGCTACTGCGTGTAATTATATGGTGCAGCGGAGATGACCGAAAAACCCACAGCGAGTCTTTTAACTCGGTGCTTTTCTGAATGTGGGATCATAGAACTACGGCGTCAGATCAGGACGATGCTCCGCCCTAAAATGCGTCCCAAAGTGCACGCCATCATCCCGCTGGATATCATCCCAGAACTCAAAAGGGCACTTTCGCGCCACCCACCCTACACCACCATCCCACACGTCAACACCACGAAGCCCATTACCCATCTCATTACTTTAGACATACCGACCAACCCCAGCTTTTCCTAGGCCGTAACAATCGTCTCGTATTATGATATGTATGGTATAGCtttgtgcgtgcgtgtgtgtgtcttcTCCGTGCGCATGTGTGTAGATATGTAATATATATAGAAGCGACCGTGGCGGGGCAATGTACTCAGTCTCGCTGATACACACCTCCTACACACATCGTCCGTCATTGCCCGTGCTCGTTCATCAGTACCAGTAACCACCCCCGTCCAAGTACCTCTCCGTCGGTTGTGTTTGCTCCTCACTCCCTCCTCACTCAAGCACTGCTTGCCTTGGtacctcccctcccctttgTTTGCTTCTTCCCCTGATGGTGGCGCATTCTCGGCGTGTTTCGCTTCCTCCCCGCGCCAAACGGCAATTCCGACCAGAACAAGAAAACATCGGCAGATGCCCAAAAAATCAGTGTTCAGTCTTATTCGCTCCGCGCTTcgccatgcatgcatctGAATTCAACTCTCGGCGTTCCACTGCGTCCCTAGGCGGTTGCGCTGGCGTCGTTgtcatcatcaacgccgccggcgccgttgttgttggtctCTGTCCCGGTCTCgtcagcctcctccttcccctctCCCTCGTTCTTCTCGACAGCTTCATCGTTGGATGCCGGCAGCTCCGTCTCCTGCGGGGCTGTCTCTTCGTCCCCTTGCGTGACCACCGGATCGGCACCGTCGAGACTCTGCGGCGTAGAGATGGAGCCTCCCGCTGTCGGCGAAGAGGCtgtcgccgtctgcgtcgtcgtctctaGCACCGTCTCCCGGACCGTCTCCGTGACAGTCTCCACGACGCGGAGTATACTTGTGGAAACATCGCTCGCAGTCGACATGGAGCACGGATCCGAGACCTGGCTCGCGTgctccgccgtcgcagtCGTAACCGCCACCGCAGACTCGCTGTCCGTCATGGCCGAAGCcatcgcgctcgccgccgccacgacgatggcctccGCCTGTTCctccgacgtcgtcgccagcacGCCCGGCGACTCTACTACTGCTGTGTGGCTCTCGATTTTGGCTGACGGCACATTGGGAGCGAGagccgtcgtctccgcgggatgatgatgaggaagaggaggaaggggagctCTGTcgcccgtcctcgcggcgagcaggaggaTGAGCAGGCTGAGAAGGCCGATGACCACGTTCTTGCGGTCGCGCATGGCTACCCGTcccgcctcgaggagcagctccggcagggacgcgccgccgccaccgccgccgccgtggtacGCCTCCCTATGCCGTGCCTGCTCGCGTCGCGCGTGGGCCGCcacggacggcgaggggggcGTCTCGCGCGTTGCGTACGTCGCCGACTCGCCCTTGGCGTGGCGTGACGAGGGGGCCTCGGCATGAGCAGGAGGTGTGCTGCCGTAGATTTCACGTAGGCGTTCCTCGTCCACGGTGCGGCGCCGTTCTTCGCGTTGGTACGGGGGCGTTGCCTCGGGCGCGGGGGTAgacggtcgtcgtcgtctttgctgttccccatcgtcatcggGGGCATCATGCtcgtggtcgtcgacgtccacatggcgatgatgctcCTCGTCTAttgggtgggcgggcgcagaCTCGCGCACAAGCTCCTCTGCGTGGTTCTCCTCGACAAAGGTGTCTTCGTACTCgggttgccgctgccgttgccgctgctcatcctcctcgtcctgctgctgctccgcggccacggcaacCCTCATCTCCATGGcgcgctcctgctcggccgccagctcggccagTTCgtccgcgagggcggcgtcgacaatgggctcgagctcgacgtcgacgcgctccaTCTCCTTCCAGCACGCCtcccacgcgccgccgcgcatcAGGCCGTTGCTCGCGTACACCTTCACGCGGAAgaccctgccctggccgagcGAGTCGTAGCGTATCTCCGACTTGCACGTCCGGCACCAGTGCGTCTTGTCtgcggcgccctcgcgcgtGGAGCGCCTACTGTTCGTACTGAGCGAGTGCCGGTACTCGTTGTTGtactcgccgccatcgtcaccgtcgctGTCCATGTCCTCTGGCAGCGTCATCTCGTTGGCAGGGCCAAGGTAGTGGCCGCATTCGAggatgcgcgcgcgtcggcggagagGCAGCTccagggcctcgagcaggcgctcctcgaggacctcgtaGTCGTTCTGGGGGTGCGGCAGCAGGATGCCACGGTCCGAGACGGTGTCGCCGGTGCGCTCCTGCAGCTGGCGCCACGAGTCGCGCAGAGACTTGGCCTCGGGGCTcaggtcgcccgcgtcggcggcctcgagcacgtCCGCCCAGA from Purpureocillium takamizusanense chromosome 12, complete sequence harbors:
- a CDS encoding uncharacterized protein (EggNog:ENOG503P7GZ); the encoded protein is MDLPPAPTPPVNSSNMPSNADRTSSLLNLLKFSGNNAAAAAAAGSGAQQQQQPQPPAAAQQQQSPPPQQQQPQPQPQHGHQSRQPSYGETGQYHSTRLHQPAPTSADPTGLLAALMRGAQEADEPRQAPVSHAPAQTHQPSTTFGAGSPSADTRSYLLNLLNRPKPSQTDQPLLTESTRSNGPTPQSPDAAADVGRYFGQYQQPQQQAQAQAQPQQQPQSHGNSVYQAAQQYQARHHDPESFAHVQHPASNVSSFSFAHTQESSTDMSAIYHQLMDSLSQSSPQSQHTHQSAGGASYHHALKKEHASPAGSQKLDQSHLGSERSPVMSAPGPARGPLDRSSSLHSHQSLQQSVKQTPPADFDSAGPPDKNKETVAEAVHDLAEKADRDAREALARAEQSLDEPDRAEGIDKSETSRDDQEWSSETIRNVEKQIIDDIKSNQSKAEPPRFDSPEPAYNESGAEAQAVADSWESADQEEIVVIEEKEAPPVRVYNFPMKPWISISLQEGTTEPRPEFRDESIMDIARLKKEFDQIDRNLYTASQTYMTYGMSKQGGLRVIRQDDGKDAKVFTDTKDRIFNVAMSVTPADNESVQREAIIGTGISGTVYWVQIKDGEKDHIEDAHLEQYGFALPPMATHDGDTPGGVLKTRARASTIHPEYFAVGRGKSINFIWPSYILQNSLFKTGHDRVVDTETLLKQCSLKINTGKAGKDFTFSQDDTVVVSLDKSGRVKFWDVRDLTASKEGSDPRAPVPAQTSLEVKEPLMTLASTPEGEKAWPTSVLLLDKQRPYQKRCALRYMIVGMKQNHTIQLWDLALGKPVQEFNLPHSKESDAVCSVMYHPASGMIVIGHPTRNSVYFAHLSAPKYNLKSVSQAEYIQRLVAQDSSIPQPDSTAVISGVREYSFANRGIIRSLDILCTPAMVQDADEPTLFELYAMHSKGVACLLVRQNELGWSKDNKVLDAVDAVKEGVVTVSKLKTPQQPELGTNGEAQVRIANRGKESSLQTTPAASDVAQRGAESVTPIKLKNETKEAETPAQSSKESQVEKPEKKSRKKKGKEPELAANGATNTPRVGSKPDAPKVTSNVVANAVSAEALDSAIVGMETRLTAAVSDTLKSSLKNLHGKIDEGARVRDESFNQHQIKLLDMVSEVLNENTQKVLESLIHHQFTELVIPAIGDHAGKAVTELLQTKLQPQVASSVQKEIQGSLPHALNRSLRSADFVSAISDRVGAAVSTGVQQEVLNTLTQRLTPTFSNIASQSAQRVAGELHQQYQEQFEHMKAQHAADSNKIDQLLNYVNRLTDMVSTMAASQTALQQEFLKLKQQPVHELPGGSGAQGQQGHQNIPHGYAGGMAGSNAPSHHGSYPPSQVMSQQYSNSQQYQRSSQPVTSPQGTGVAPSENVGPTGVSALAGAFANQMSRSEVEAEYELTQRIHKIEMAIQDGRLQDAMIQWIQSGHEKEIFRRCLSGYSPNRFESLAPLLLLVVIATISKDLKPGPRLKQEIDWIEMAVRAFSDSLPNLDWDAQGQNGEVMKSASQTMNLLVGRLQPLLSAYNSGYPLDPFLAGVDKGKIEWIVGASEHIESFNSHRRYD
- a CDS encoding uncharacterized protein (COG:S~TransMembrane:1 (o20-48i)~EggNog:ENOG503P4N6), with the protein product MFCLRSWLPLLFIPTNASPAFIFLFFVCTYFLNRPCVYCSILLLILFLTSCNWSDRCFFDFRSDWFLPRSSAVSTTTAASTTATSAAHNATIHGHYNLETNDAAATAAAAAAAADAFNATVVEMLNSTARALAGAAADQVAAKRAEWTGLGMEWLRSLLGRREWRIECMDIYIRL
- a CDS encoding uncharacterized protein (COG:S~EggNog:ENOG503P3MN~TransMembrane:1 (i878-895o)): MPRRNQRLHNDFDFAIHVDPSCMSEPTTYDDIMEPEVPKVEEVEAGTTEDAVPDGEGEREAENVAFDAAQEPDVERVDEDEANDPAKSEDQEAFVMESDRHEEALADKAAEELEAAFEELVDGMVQQSAQDPPEEPAQTPDEDDVQDEAHDASISTSEVSESANDVTEVHSETSGPRAADDDQTDDTMIVNHATEHDDAASLTDHDRHSIVDSETGGTRVSVSRRGSAMSAASLESDRRRASYRTEALIHAAARDIVQQLGRRGSAQEANDTAESSYVANSEPASARPSYGGSSVVEHHEEDDHHDDVEEDHEDHGEEEQVPEDDDHGDEDQQEEQEEAPEAGDSSSHHEHEDDVFSDDSPRSSMGSMSEAEQSKIEQTLSLRNITQRSHSPRISDIPPSDMDDQDFVATVRGTPRPPFRSPSSVRAMQMSSPPASVLGTTPRSSRRTPLPTVSRLGSPSVSAQYSPKKTPPRFKRATPPLVLLHVTLLPLRWIWADVLEAADAGDLSPEAKSLRDSWRQLQERTGDTVSDRGILLPHPQNDYEVLEERLLEALELPLRRRARILECGHYLGPANEMTLPEDMDSDGDDGGEYNNEYRHSLSTNSRRSTREGAADKTHWCRTCKSEIRYDSLGQGRVFRVKVYASNGLMRGGAWEACWKEMERVDVELEPIVDAALADELAELAAEQERAMEMRVAVAAEQQQDEEDEQRQRQRQPEYEDTFVEENHAEELVRESAPAHPIDEEHHRHVDVDDHEHDAPDDDGEQQRRRRPSTPAPEATPPYQREERRRTVDEERLREIYGSTPPAHAEAPSSRHAKGESATYATRETPPSPSVAAHARREQARHREAYHGGGGGGGASLPELLLEAGRVAMRDRKNVVIGLLSLLILLLAARTGDRAPLPPLPHHHPAETTALAPNVPSAKIESHTAVVESPGVLATTSEEQAEAIVVAAASAMASAMTDSESAVAVTTATAEHASQVSDPCSMSTASDVSTSILRVVETVTETVRETVLETTTQTATASSPTAGGSISTPQSLDGADPVVTQGDEETAPQETELPASNDEAVEKNEGEGKEEADETGTETNNNGAGGVDDDNDASATA